The nucleotide window gtgtacttgggctttgcctatcgttattaatatattattgattacttataaaaaaaaaaaaaaaagattggagAGGGTACTTTTGATAAGAGTTAATCTCCCACCTTTTGAGTGTAATTGATGGTGTGGTTGGGCAGTTAATCTGTGTACCACAAAGTTGAacatttttataagtacaaagtTGAAGTTTTATCACCTTTAGGAATTCAGACTTGACGAAATCACCTCTTTTTGATAAACTAATTTAGTGCATATACGACATAAGTTGTCATGTTATTCCCTGAAAGTCCTGCTGATGTCTGTTTTGTGGTGGACAAtcttgaaaatcatgaaaagaaagattgGATAACTTATATCACGTTCCTTGGTTGAATTGAGAGGACCATCAACAATGCTTGCATTGGCTTTTTGGAGTTTGTAAGATCATTGAACTGTTAGTGGTTGGAGTTTGTTAGTCTCTTTGAACTGTTATATAGTTCTTGGAGTTCGGGAACTCCTAGCTCTGTTGTCATTATCATTTTCTGGTTGGCatagcaaaatattttctaactaaaatcttttcatattttttttaagcataacTTAGAAGTTGAAATGGCAATGTGGCACTTGGaaacatttaatttgttgtaaTATGTTTGTTGTTGGAAACATTTAATTTGGTTGGCACTTGGAAAATGTtgggtttctctttttttcaaaattagaacTTTAAAATGTTTGTTgtgcttatttaaaaaaaaaaaatgtttgttgtaATCGTTGTAAGAACATATAATTATGATTGatgtggatgattttggatGTGGTTGATGGATGATGTGTGTTGATGTTTATTGTAGACTTGaagtgattagttggatgtggatgatggatgatgCATTGATGGGAGTGGATGTTTATTGCAGTGAttagtcatttttattttatttttttaattttttgaagcaTGTTAGTAacttagtatgttacttgtttttatttagttttattttttgttatgtttttagtaaaaagaaaattatttactttagattgtgatttttgaaaaaaaattaaatttaaaagctcaaaaattcttttttaaaaagtgtgcaTTGAAAACAGTAAAAACAAAAGTCCaaaaaaaagcccaaatccaacTCCGCtctgacaagtcggagtcggagcggaggaTGAACATGTCGGAGTTGGAGGTCATCGGAGTTGGAGGATGGCCATACCAATTCCGACTTGGTCGGTGCTCAACCCTAATGAAAGCTACTTGGGGTGGGGGCAAAAATGGAAATGCAAAAAATACCCAGCTTCATCTCAGTGAAAATAGAAAACAGACGCAGAGAAACTTCTGGCTCCTATCATAATCCGACTGGCGACTCCGCTCCGCAAGTTCTCGGACCAGCAGATAATTTTCCACAAATCCAACTCCCAAAACATAACTCTCATACTGTAAGCACCTCAAACATGTGATTTgccctaattatttttttcttcctaattgaatttttttcgcTCTTTCACTTTCGTAGGatcattctttctttctttctttcttctcttgatgtattttgaacatttatttattgttcttttttttttggttcacgAGAAAgtgaaggaaaggaaaaataaaacctcATGGAAAGTTGACACTCTTGGCTTAAACTTATTTAATGTTATaaatttcctttgttttcttgtatTTGATCCGGTTTTTCTCAGCTGCCAAGTGGAGGTTAGTGcaatatgaaatgaaaacaatACCCATGACTTGGCAAAGTTTGAACCTTCAACATGGTCTTgattgtttaattttgttgCGTACATAGAGACGAATTAGTGTCTTAATCAACAGTTGAGTTCTAATATAAGTTGAACATACACTACTGGAAAACTGTTGCATCTAAATCTAGGTCGATGATGTTCTTCATTGAAGTTGCACTTGAACACGAATTGGAATTCATTTAGTCTTAAAGGAAGGCAAGTTTGTGAGTTTCTCTGAAGCGTAGCCCTGTATGTCATGGATTTTGATCGcgtgaattatttttttatggtcaTTGTTGGGATTAGAGTGTAACTTTGAAAGACCTGCATTATGCATGAAGCTTCCACTCACAAGCTCATTTCATCCCTGGTCAAATCTCCAGCACGCCTTGGCTCCAGATTCCTCATACCAGAATAATCAGTGTTTATTTTAAACATTGGAAACATTGTGGCACTGGGATGATGATAGACCCTGTATTTATACCTCTTTTTGTAGATCaggaatttttcttttattttttttattgtttgtctCCCCTATTTGCCCCAAATAACCACGTGTTTGGATTTTTCACATCTTTCAGATTTACCTTATCCCAAACAGCCATTTCAAAGCTTCTGACCTGTACTTCCTAGTCCAAACAGCCATTCCGTTAAATAAATTGAGGCATTAGactgattattattattattatcatcacaatatttattaagCATAGGTGTTGCTCTTATACATGTTCCGTGTACTTGGCTTtgcctattttaataaaattctcatttactgataaaaaaaattgatttactAGCGAGAGGAGGTTGATATATAACTAATATCTGAATAGGTTCTTTGCACCTTACATAATTAAGTGCGTCATGAATCACCTGTAAATTACAGTGATAGATCATTTCTGTTTTATTCTTAGGCCTTGTATGGATTCAGacaacatttcatctcatcattacaactttcccaaattttcaaaaaaaatccaataaacaattcaactttttcaaatcccaaaacaaaaataatattctaacaatattttattcaactttcaactttcatctcatctcaactcactatccaaatctccCCTTAGTCTGCTTTTCAGATAGtatgttataataattaagaatttgattatgtattgTAGATGGAAGATGCCTCCCTTGGAAGTGAGCAAGTGCCTGGTGGTGGTGAATGCAATGAGATTCACAAAGAAGAAGATGGCGTAATGACAGGATTAGACTATCAAAATGGTATATCTGAAGGAAGGAAGGAATTTGTTCCACCTGCTGTAGGAATGGAGTTTGAGTCATATGATGATGGTTACAATTATTACAATTGTTATGCTAAGGAAGTGGGATTTCGTGTTAGAGTGAAAAATTCATGGTTCAAACGTAATAGTAGAGAGAAGTATGGTGCAGTACTTTGTTGCAGCAGCCAGGGTTTCAAAAGAGTTAAAGATGTAAATCGTTTAAGAAAGGAAACGAGAACTGGTTGTCCTGCAATGATAAGAATGAGGTTAGTGGACTCCAAAAGGTGGAGGGTACTCGAAGTTACACATGAGCACAACCACTTATTAGGCAATAAGACCTACAAATCAATTAAGAAGATGAGCGGTGGCGCTAAAAGGAAGTCAGAGTCAAATGCTGATGCAGAAGTCCGTACAATCAAGTTGTATCGAGCACTTGTGATAGACGCTGGAGGCAATGGCAGCTCCAATTCTAATGCAAAAGCAGTTGGGAATTTTATTGATCAACCCAATCAGCTGAGCCTAAAAAAGGGGGACACACAGGCCATTTATAACTATCTCTGCCGTATGCAACTGGCTAATCCAAACTTCTTTTACTTGATGGATATCAATGATGAAGGGCGTTTGAGGAATGTGTTCTGGGTTGATGCTAGGTCCAGGGCTGCATGTGGTTATTTTGGTGACGTTATTTATTTTGACAATACATATTTGTCAAACAAATATGAGATCCCTCTTGTAGCATTTGTTGGAATGAATCACCATGGCCAATTAGCATTGCTCGGTTGTGGTTTGCTTGCAGGTGAGACAAAAGAGTCTTATATTTGGTTGTTCAGAGCTTGGCTTAAATGTATGTCAGGACACACTCCACAAACTGTTATTACTGATAGGTGCAAGGCTTTACAGGGTGCAATTGTGGAGGTATTTCCAAGATCTCACCATCGTTTTGGTTTGTCGCACATCATGAAAAGAGTTCCAGAAAAACTGGGAGGATTACGTAACTATGATGCAATCAGGAAATCAATTATTAAAGCAGTTTATGAAACTTTGAAGGTGAGCGAATTTGAAGCCGCATGGGGATTCATGATCCAACGTTTTGGAGTTGGTGATCATGAGTGGCTTCGATCTTTGTATGAAGATCGTGGTATGTGGGCACCCGTTTATCTGAAAGACACATTTTTTGCTGGAATGTCTGCTTCACATCCAGGTGAGACCCTGCATCCATTTTTCGATAGATACGTGCATAAACAAACTCCTTTGAAAGAATTTCTTGATAAGTATGAATTAGCCCTTCATAAGAAGCACAAAGAAGAAGTCCTTGCAGATATTGAGTCAAGAAGCTCAAGTCCCTCACTGAAAACAAGATGTTCGTTTGAGTTGCAGCTCTCCAAAGTGTACACAAGAGAAGTATTTAAGAAGTTCCAATATGAAGTGGAAGAGATGTATTCTTGTTTTAGCACAACTCAGTTACATGTTGATGGgccaatcataatattcttggtCAAGGAGCGTGTTTTGGGTGAGGGGAATAGGAGGGAGATTAGGGATTTTGAAGTTCTGTACAACAGAACAGCAGGCGAGGTTCGATGTATATGCAGTTGCTTCAACCTCTATGGGTACCTGTGCCGGCATGCGTTGTGTGTGCT belongs to Juglans regia cultivar Chandler chromosome 8, Walnut 2.0, whole genome shotgun sequence and includes:
- the LOC109020321 gene encoding protein FAR1-RELATED SEQUENCE 6-like isoform X1 — encoded protein: MEMQKIPSFISVKIENRRRETSGSYHNPTGDSAPQVLGPADNFPQIQLPKHNSHTMEDASLGSEQVPGGGECNEIHKEEDGVMTGLDYQNGISEGRKEFVPPAVGMEFESYDDGYNYYNCYAKEVGFRVRVKNSWFKRNSREKYGAVLCCSSQGFKRVKDVNRLRKETRTGCPAMIRMRLVDSKRWRVLEVTHEHNHLLGNKTYKSIKKMSGGAKRKSESNADAEVRTIKLYRALVIDAGGNGSSNSNAKAVGNFIDQPNQLSLKKGDTQAIYNYLCRMQLANPNFFYLMDINDEGRLRNVFWVDARSRAACGYFGDVIYFDNTYLSNKYEIPLVAFVGMNHHGQLALLGCGLLAGETKESYIWLFRAWLKCMSGHTPQTVITDRCKALQGAIVEVFPRSHHRFGLSHIMKRVPEKLGGLRNYDAIRKSIIKAVYETLKVSEFEAAWGFMIQRFGVGDHEWLRSLYEDRGMWAPVYLKDTFFAGMSASHPGETLHPFFDRYVHKQTPLKEFLDKYELALHKKHKEEVLADIESRSSSPSLKTRCSFELQLSKVYTREVFKKFQYEVEEMYSCFSTTQLHVDGPIIIFLVKERVLGEGNRREIRDFEVLYNRTAGEVRCICSCFNLYGYLCRHALCVLNFNGVEEVPPKYILSRWKKDYKRLYIPDLGSGNAADRVQWFNQLYRSALQVVEEGVISLDHYKVALQTFEESLNRVHDVEGGQALQAFEDTLNLVPTVENRQDKIAL
- the LOC109020321 gene encoding protein FAR1-RELATED SEQUENCE 6-like isoform X2; translation: MEDASLGSEQVPGGGECNEIHKEEDGVMTGLDYQNGISEGRKEFVPPAVGMEFESYDDGYNYYNCYAKEVGFRVRVKNSWFKRNSREKYGAVLCCSSQGFKRVKDVNRLRKETRTGCPAMIRMRLVDSKRWRVLEVTHEHNHLLGNKTYKSIKKMSGGAKRKSESNADAEVRTIKLYRALVIDAGGNGSSNSNAKAVGNFIDQPNQLSLKKGDTQAIYNYLCRMQLANPNFFYLMDINDEGRLRNVFWVDARSRAACGYFGDVIYFDNTYLSNKYEIPLVAFVGMNHHGQLALLGCGLLAGETKESYIWLFRAWLKCMSGHTPQTVITDRCKALQGAIVEVFPRSHHRFGLSHIMKRVPEKLGGLRNYDAIRKSIIKAVYETLKVSEFEAAWGFMIQRFGVGDHEWLRSLYEDRGMWAPVYLKDTFFAGMSASHPGETLHPFFDRYVHKQTPLKEFLDKYELALHKKHKEEVLADIESRSSSPSLKTRCSFELQLSKVYTREVFKKFQYEVEEMYSCFSTTQLHVDGPIIIFLVKERVLGEGNRREIRDFEVLYNRTAGEVRCICSCFNLYGYLCRHALCVLNFNGVEEVPPKYILSRWKKDYKRLYIPDLGSGNAADRVQWFNQLYRSALQVVEEGVISLDHYKVALQTFEESLNRVHDVEGGQALQAFEDTLNLVPTVENRQDKIAL